The Erythrolamprus reginae isolate rEryReg1 chromosome 6, rEryReg1.hap1, whole genome shotgun sequence DNA segment ggatatatgtttatcccaggcatgtttaaattcagttattgtggatttaccaaccacatctgctggaagtttgttccaaggatctactactctttcagtaaaataatattttctcacgttgcttttgatctttcccccaactaacttcagattgtgtccccttgttcttgtgttccctttcctattaaaaacatttccctcctgaaccttatttaaccctttaacatatttaaatgtttcgatcatgtcagcccttttccttctgtcctccagactatacagattgagttcattaagtctttcctgatacgatttatgcttaagaccttccaccattcttgtagcccgtctttggacccgttcaattttgtcaatatctttttgtaggtgaggtctccagaactgaacacagtattccaaatgtggtctcaccagtgctctatataaggggatcacaatctccctcttcctgcttgttatacctctagctatgcagccaagcatcctacttgctttccctaccacctgactgcactgttcacccattttgagactgtcacaaatcactagccctaaatccttctcttctgaagtttttgctaacacagaactgccaatacaatactcagattgaggattccttttccccaagtgcattattttacatttggaaacattaaactgcagtttctattgctttgaccatttatctagtaaagctaaatcatttaccatattacagatgcctccaggaatatcaaccctattgcacactttagagtcatcggcaaataggcaaaccttcccctatgtcactcacaaacatattaaaaaatagGACTcaaaacagacccttgtggcacaccgcttgtaacctgtctctgctcagaatactcgccattaacaataactctgatgtctacgcttcagccagctgcaaatccattgaactatccagggattaagtccaatcttcactaatttatctatcagctctttatgtggaaccgtatcaaaggctttgctgaagtccagataggcaatatccacggcaccatctTGATCCAACacatttgtgacatagtcaaagaaatcaatgagattagtctgacatgatttgccttcagtaaagccatgctgatttgggtccaataagttattgttttttagatgctgatttatcctctttttgagtagagtctccatcattttaactataactgatgtcaagttaactggcctgtagttaccagcttcttctctactgcccttcttgtggataggcacaacactggccattctccaatcctcaggaacatctcctgttaacagggattggttaaacaaatcagtcagggaggtagcaatgacagatctgagttctttacccatctggacccattgccttatttatctttaatcgttcaagttcttctaagacatcggcttagatcactggagctgaatccgtacagctggaagcaatgctatatccctctatagtattattttgtaaggtgtcttttgagaaaactgaatagaagtagctattgaaatggtcagcgatgaTGTTGCTAAGACAAAAGCATATTAAAGGAGCAAACTAATGttggctatttgcttttattatttatttattcattcattcattcattcatccattcgttTACATTTATcagccacccttctccagtggatttagggttaggggttaggccTCCTTAATAAAGGAACCAGAGTAGGAAGTTTTCCTGCCTCATAGATATTACCACATTAAGTGACAAACATGAGCAACCGAAAGAGACCTACTTTTTTGGGGTCATTCAGTCCAATCCAGACACGTCCACCACTGCTGTGATAGTCAGTAACATATTCAGCCAAGTCATCGGACTCTTCACTGCTGTGGATGGAGGCGAGGTGGCAGCCTGGCTTGTATTTCCTGCAGAACATCTGGAATGGAGCGACAAAGGAGACAGGCACTTAAGGAGgcaagcatgtgtgtgtgtgtgttagtgtgTGAAAGTGAGAAAAGAGGGAATCTGATTGCATGGTCCTAGGCATTGTCTTGACTGTGTTGACCCCCCTCAAATGCCCTTTCTAGATTCTGCAGCTCTTGACCGATCTCTGATCTAGACTCAGGAGATGAACTGTCTGATTCCCATCACTTCAGAGGCAAGAAGGTCTGAAGATGCCACCAGAGTTGCCAGTGAAACATCAGGAAATCTAGTTGATGCTCTGCACTGCCCAACAGATACCAGCCACAAAAGCCCACATCAGTATCTCGTACAGATAACACTTGTGTTTCAGACTCCCCTGAGATAAGGGTCCTTGCTTCCTTTTCATGCACACAACCTATTGGCCCTCCACTTAGCCTAGCCAGAGGGGACTTGGGGTGGAGTTGTTCAAAGCTCCTCTAGATTTCTCCTTGTCATGATTTAGCATATCCCGAGGTAATGTCTCAATGCAGGAAGGCCTACatagagaatgctgagtcatccTGAGGCAATGAAGCAGGCAGCAAAGCCATCAGGTGAAAAGTGTTTAAATGTGCAAGAGCTCTCTGCTGCTGTCTCCCTGATATCTGATCCTGCTCTGTGTGACCTGTGCTCTGAAGCtgctgtattgatctgttggttcctgtgagttattgttaCTGAGATAgatgtagtgagatactagtgagatactagtgtggtGTATGTATAGCAAAGTAGAATAcagttagtagtgtaaataataagtaaatatatttttccaagacttcccactgctgctgtgtttcattgaagacttcaactccatatctattggtctgtggctggctggttgggttggtttgctgcttgggctggctagcttCCCCAAATGCAGCTGATACTCCTTTGCCTGGGCTAGAGGTTTCACAGGTGCATACAAGCACTTCTCACCTCGGCGTCGGTCCAGTTCTTGTAATCATCAAAGACCTTGTAGCAAAACCCATTCATGGAGAGCCAGTCATGGGGGCAGCAACAATTATTGGCTCCTGTGTGGGAAGAGAAGAAGCTCTGTGAGAAGATGGCCAagaaacaaggaggaagaggaaggggaaggggaaggggaaggggaggaggaggcagtGGGATCTGAAGAACATTCTGAACCTGATGAGTCACAAACATCTTTGATGATAATaaattgaaactgatttgcagcTGAATTTGGAGAGTATTCAAAGCCTTGGTTAGGGTTGGGCTTGGTTAATTTTATGGAGGCTTCCTATCTTGtgtaaatcaatcaatctcaCTTGGTTTATTATTCAGCAAACCAGGCAAAATCAGGAAATGGATTCCTTCAATAACCAAATTAACCCTGTTTAACTTTTGCACGCTTGGAACCTTCCTGAGCTAGTCAGACCAAGCAACCATTATCCCAATGTTTTTGCAAACTATCCAGACGACTGCAATAGCTGCCCTGAATCACATGGGTTTAGGTGGCATATAATCAAATCAATTAAATATGCTTGATGTGGGGCTcgaaagtttcaagtttcaagttttaagtttattggatttatatgccgcccctctccgaaaactcagggcggctttctgATTGCAATTCTTTCTGGCTGTTGATTGGACCAAAGCTATGGGATCAGGTGGATCTCTCCCCAGGGATATCCACTCACCTTCTGGATGTGTATTGCTTGTCAATGGAATAATTTATGATTAAATCTACATTTCAATCCTGCTAATTTTGCTTTGATTTTGTATCGTTGCACAGATTCCTGGGTCTTGGAATAGAGCGAACAGTGGGAACTAAATGGCACAATAAATCAAACAGGGATTAAAGCAACTCAGGGGAGAGGATGCTGGGAGGGTCAAATCCAGAAGGGGTTCAGGGGCAAGAGAATTGGCCTCTCCGGACACAAAGAGACCCTGTTCAAACTCACCATTGAGGGAGAACGCCACGACCAACAAGCCGAGGGTCACAAAGAAGAATCGCCCCatggtctcccttccttccttccctgcagaGAGaatgaggagggggagagagaaaggaaaggagagtgagatggagacctcacctacaaaaagatattgacaaaattgaacgggtccaaagatgggttacaagaatggtggaagcataaaactcatcaggaaagacttcatgaactccatctgtctagtctggaggacagaaggaaaaggggggacatgatcgaaacatttcaataggttaaagggttaaatgaggttccggaaggaagtggttttaataggaaagtgaacacaagaacaaggggacacaatctgaggttagttgggggaaagatcaaaagcaacgtgagaaaatattattttactgaaagagtagtagatccttgaaacaaacttccagcagacgtggttggtaaatccacagcaactgaatgtaaacatgcctgggataaacatatatccatcctaagataaaatacaggaaatagtataagggcagactagatggaccaggaggtctttttctgccgtcagacttctatgtttctatgtttctatgggtggGAAGTCCAGTCTGCAACCAAGCTGGGGGTCCCACACTTTGGTTTCCACTTTTTCTCTTGCCCAAATGGATCCATTTCCTCCCTCTTGGTCACCCAGCAGCCTTGGTGGGTCAGGgtgagaggtgggttccttcccgttttggaccagtttgcccaaaccagtagcaacccaatggtgacatcacaatgacatcacagaaccagttaAATTGGTGCCAGTCTCAGGGTGCTGTAATGGtgaggttttttcttcttctgatcaTGCGCAGAGACTGAGTTTccaacactgtgcatgcagtcaccatcttctcttgtttttcttttttcctggatTTCCCAACACTGTGCATGTCGGCATGTGCCCATGTAATGTGGGAAGAAGCAAAGAGGCAGCGAGTTATGTTAGAAGCCCCCCACACCTTGGTCAAAGTGGACTCTGCATTGCTTCGTAAAGGGCAGAAGGACCCCATCCCCCAACAAGGCTTTCCTGTGTACCTATTTCTCTCCCCCAGAGATCCCCCTGGTAGATCCCTTGGGTCTTGTCTCCTAGAGATCCCCTGCTGGAATCTGGACCTTGCTAGCAGCCCTCTGCAATTAATCCTGTCCTCAGGTGGAAGAGCCCCACTCACCTGTCCCTGTGGCTCCTTGGGTAGCACGTCCGCTCAGTGGCAACTCAGGGCTTTAGTCCTGCAGGAGAAATGGATCCATTTATAGGCAAAGAAGAGGGCGGATGAtttcaggggagggagggagggagggaggaaaaagggtaatttatttgttttgttcaaTAAGGAGCAGGGAGTAGCTTGGCACCAAGATTGCTGAGTGTCTACTTTGCCCCATGTTTTAGAACCTGGTGACTGGCACATGCCCCGTGTGAGGAACAACGCACTAGGAATTAGTTTGGAGAAGATGACCATTAAGGAAAAGACAAAGAAGCCTCCCAGTTTTTGAGAAAATGAACGCAATAGCACTTATctattgcttcacagtgtttttccagccctctctaaacggtttacagactcagcctcttgcccccaacaatctgggtcctcatatgacccacctcagaaggatggaaggctgagtcaacgtggagccggtggtgagatttgaactgctgaactacagctagcagtttagctgaagtagcttgcagtgctgcactctaaccactgagccaccccgAATGGAGGAATGAatgagctggaaggaaccttgaaggtcttctagttcatCCCCCTCTTCAAGCAGGaggccttataccatttcagacccttcttaaaaacctccaggaatAATGTGCCCACAATTTCTGAatgcaggttgttccactggttaattgtccttgtTGGTACTATATACATaacagtttgggtttggcaatatataaacaacctaacaatgaatgcttgtatggaTTGCGTTAGTGTTAGAGATTGTCATAAGAGGGGGCCAGAagtgtgattctctctctctgttattttctctgtttggtattgctgattcattgtgactgctgtagtaagaactgtgtgttcgatgatagtttatgtatttgtaagctgtacaagCTTGTAGTATTGTTCATGttttgagagttattgactgatttgaccgCACTGGACTGTTTCACTTGACTATGATATTTGCTGAAGTAAATGCTATTTTATAtgctttaatgtatctggttttgTTTGACTGAATCATTAGTCATATTTCCTAactatctgctggatatctgctagtgaggaagctagcctgagatatacattcatatttagtaccagcccaaattctgcatttcttaagccttgacctatgccccacatatatagtcatgcttgacatttagagtacaaaagtacattttgtgtttataatctatgCCCATGGCTTTGATGGTGCAAATATAGATCggacacctgctctcaaggccCATAGCTTCATGTatgaacccacatactaactgcaagttcctttttgttgtacattctgcactTTCTACATGGTATAACCATttctttactttctgtataaggaaatgttgacaactagtatctgattggctgatattgtgtgttttttgtactcctttggaaatgtacaaagagccctgaaaaacaatccacgttgttcagacattgcttttatatcttctgaacctgatgcaggcatcaaataaacctgagttacgtaatctccttgtggtctccattcccttgactggcAGATGAGTTTTGCCGCAACATTTCTGGTGGCCCGTACGGGGAATCGAGGggccctgaggccctctggatgcccaCTGTGGTGTCAGTTGCCCTGTGATGTGAGAGAGGAATCGTCCAGGCACCATCGGACATTTTATCCGAGGACCTTCCCACTGACATGGGGGCGGCGGCACCACCGGTTTGTATTCCAAGAATCATCGAGTGGGAGATCAAAGACCAGGACATCTGTTCGCCGGCTGGAAGAGTAACCGTGTctccaagattttatttatttatttatttatttattatttattacttagatttgtatgccgcccctctccgaagactcggggcggctcacaacatgtggaaacaaatcataaataatctaaacagatttaaaatatttaacgatttaaaaaagaccccatatactaacagacatacactcaggcataccatatataaattaaacatgcccaggggaagatgtttccgttcccccatgcctgacggcaaaggtgggttttaaggagttttcggaaggcaggaagagtaggggcagtcctaatctccggggggagttggttccagagggccggtgccgccacagagaaggctcttcccctggggcccgccaaccaacattgtttagttgacgggacccggagaaggcccactctatgggacctaatcggtcgctgggattcgtgcggcagcaggcggtctcggagatattctggtccagtgccatgaagggttttaaaggtcataaccaacactttgaattgtgaccggaaactgatcggcagccaatgcagactgcggagtgatggtgaaacatgggcatacctaggtaagcccatgactgctctcgcagctgcattctgcacgatctgaagtttccgaacacttttcaaaggtagccccatgtagagagcattacagtagtcgaacctcgaggtgatgagggcatgagtgactgtgagtaatgagtcccggtccagatagggccgcaactggtgcactaggcgaacctgggcaaacgcccccctcgccacagctgagagatgtttttctaatgtgagctgtggatcgaggaggacgcccaagttccggaccgtctctgagggggtcaataattccccccccccagggtgatggacggacagatgggattgtccttgggaggcaaaacccacagccactccgtcttatccgggttgagcttgagtctgttgacacccatccaagccccaacagcctccaggcaccggcacatcacttccgccgcttcgttgactgggcatggggtggagatgtaaagctgggtatcatctgcatattgatgatacctcaccccatgtccttggatgatctcgcccagcggtttcatgtagatgttaaatagcaggggggagaggaccgacccctgaggcaccccacaagggagaaacctaggagtcgacctctgaccccccactaacaccgactgcgaccggccagagaggtaggaggagaaccactgaagaacagtgcctcccacccccaacccctccagccggcgcagaaggataccatggtcgatggtatcgaaagccgctgagaggtcaaggagcaccaggacagaggataaacccctgtcccgggcccgccagagatcatccatcaacacgaccaaagcggtttccgtgctgtaaccgggcctgaaacccgactgccggggacctagataatcggcttcttccaaggaccgctggagctggagcgccaccaccttctcgacaaccttccccataaagggaaggttggagactggacggtagttgttgagcacagctgggtccagggagggcttcttgaggagggggcgcacaagcgcttctttatagagtgatggaaaaactcccctccccaaggaagcgttggtaatctcctgggcccagctccgcgtcatctccctgctggccgaaaccaaccaggagggacacggatccagtaagcaggtggcggaactcacagctccaatggc contains these protein-coding regions:
- the LOC139168843 gene encoding C-type lectin lectoxin-Thr1-like, which produces MGRFFFVTLGLLVVAFSLNGANNCCCPHDWLSMNGFCYKVFDDYKNWTDAEMFCRKYKPGCHLASIHSSEESDDLAEYVTDYHSSGGRVWIGLNDPKKQRTWEWTDRSRNSHLKWNPGEPNNSGNNEDCVELWDGSGYNNWNDENCVSERPFLCQCRC